A portion of the Cervus canadensis isolate Bull #8, Minnesota chromosome 26, ASM1932006v1, whole genome shotgun sequence genome contains these proteins:
- the NAA11 gene encoding N-alpha-acetyltransferase 11, giving the protein MNIRNARPDDLMNMQHCNLLCLPENYQMKYYFYHGLSWPQLSYIAEDEDGKIVGYVLAKMEEDPDDVPHGHITSLAVKRSHRRLGLAQKLMDQASRAMIENFSAKYVSLHVRKSNRAALHLYSNTLNFQISEVEPRYYADGEDAYAMKRDLSQMADELRRQLQLKKGYVVLGSRENQETQGSTLPGSEVACQEEKNPATDGSGSDSKEPSESTESPDAQDSSEDSDSTS; this is encoded by the coding sequence ATGAACATCCGCAATGCTCGGCCAGACGACCTGATGAACATGCAACATTGCAACCTCCTTTGCCTTCCCGAGAATTACCAGATGAAATACTATTTCTACCATGGCCTTTCTTGGCCCCAGCTCTCTTACATCGCTGAGGACGAGGACGGGAAGATTGTGGGCTACGTCCTGGCCAAAATGGAGGAGGACCCAGATGATGTTCCTCACGGACACATAACCTCACTGGCTGTGAAGCGTTCCCACCGGCGCCTCGGCCTGGCCCAGAAGCTGATGGACCAGGCCTCCCGGGCCATGATTGAGAACTTTAGCGCCAAGTACGTGTCCCTGCACGTCAGGAAGAGTAACCGGGCAGCCTTGCACCTCTATTCTAACACTCTTAACTTTCAGATTAGTGAGGTGGAACCCAGATACTATGCAGATGGAGAAGATGCTTATGCTATGAAGCGGGATCTGTCGCAGATGGCAGATGAGCTGAGGAGGCAGTTGCAGCTGAAGAAGGGGTATGTGGTGCTGGGCTCCAGGGAGAACCAAGAGACCCAGGGCAGCACGCTTCCTGGTTCCGAAGTGGCCTGTCAAGAGGAGAAGAACCCGGCCACTGATGGTAGCGGGAGTGACAGCAAGGAACCCAGCGAATCCACGGAAAGCCCCGATGCCCAGGACAGTTCAGAAGACTCAGACTCCACCTCCTAG